In Sus scrofa isolate TJ Tabasco breed Duroc chromosome 11, Sscrofa11.1, whole genome shotgun sequence, the following proteins share a genomic window:
- the CLN5 gene encoding ceroid-lipofuscinosis neuronal protein 5, whose amino-acid sequence MVPAASTGPGAGVRRCAGVALGRAPWNWGTALLWLVAAVAATAGSRSLRQWPVPYKRFSFRPEPDPYCQAKYTFCPTGSPIPVMKDDDVIEVFRLQAPVWEFKYGDLLGHLKIMHDAIGFRSTLTDKNYTMEWYELFQLGNCTFPHLRPEMNAPFWCNQGAACFFEGIDDNHWKENGTLVLVATISGNMFNKMAQWVKQDNETGIYYETWTVQASPEKGAETWFESYDCSKFVLRTYEKLAELGAEFKKTETNYTRIFLYSGEPTYLGNETSVFGPTGNKTLALAIKRFYYPFKPHLSTKEFLLSLLQIFDAVIIHRQFYLFYNFEYWFLPMKFPFIKITYEEIPLPQRNKTYFGL is encoded by the exons ATGGTGCCCGCCGCGAGCACCGGCCCCGGGGCCGGGGTGCGGCGGTGCGCGGGCGTAGCCCTGGGGCGCGCGCCTTGGAACTGGGGCACGGCCCTGCTCTGGCTGGTGGCCGCGGTGGCAGCGACAGCAGGCAGCCGCTCCCTGCGCCAGTGGCCGGTGCCCTACAA acgcTTTTCTTTCCGTCCAGAACCAGATCCATATTGTCAAGCTAAATACACTTTCTGTCCCACGGGCTCCCCCATTCCAGTAATGAAGGATGATGACGTCATTGAAGTCTTCCGGTTACAAGCCCCAGTGTGGGAATTTAAATATGGAGACCTCCTGGGACACTTG AAAATTATGCATGATGCCATTGGATTCAGAAGCACTTTAACTGACAAGAACTACACCATGGAATGGTATGAACTTTTCCAACTTGGAAACTGCACGTTTCCCCATCTCCGACCTGAAATGAATGCCCCTTTCTGGTGTAATCAAGGAGCTGCCTGCTTTTTTGAAGGAATTGATGACAATCACTGGAAAGAAAATGGGACATTAGTGCTAGTTGCAACCATATCAG GAAACATGTTTAACAaaatggcacagtgggtaaaacaGGACAATGAAACAGGGATTTATTATGAGACATGGACTGTTCAAGCCAGCCCAGAAAAGGGGGCAGAGACATGGTTTGAATCCTACGACTGTTCCAAATTTGTATTAAGGACATACGAGAAGTTGGCTGAACTTGGGGCCGAATTCAAGAAGACAGAAACCAACTATACAAGAATATTTCTTTACAGTGGAGAACCTACTTATTTGGGAAATGAAACATCTGTTTTTGGGCCAACAGGAAACAAGACTCTTGctttagccataaaaagattttattaccCTTTTAAACCACATTTGTCAACCAAAGAGTTTCTGTTGAGTCTCTTGCAAATTTTTGATGCAGTGATTATACATAgacagttttatttgttttataattttgaatacTGGTTTTTACCtatgaaatttccttttattaaaataacatacGAAGAAATCCCTTTAcctcaaagaaacaaaacatactTTGGTTTATAA